One window of the Emcibacter sp. genome contains the following:
- a CDS encoding SDR family oxidoreductase, which translates to MNDNNTFRPDLFRDQVALVTGGTSGIGKGTAEFLAGLGATVVAVGLNAAASSLADRNSIRVEEVDVTDPAQMEKLFASIGRLDMLVNCAGIARPGEEHDMAGFETVIGVNLTATMRASTLAREHLAKQKGSIVNVASMYSYFGSAEHPGYSASKGGIAQLTKSLALAYADEGIRVNAVAPGWISTGLSKGVEADPVFTGKIMDRLPIGRWGHPLEVARVIAFLCSPAAGLVNGIILPVDGGYLAS; encoded by the coding sequence ATGAACGACAACAATACATTTCGACCGGACCTGTTCAGGGATCAGGTCGCGCTGGTCACCGGCGGCACCTCGGGGATCGGGAAAGGAACGGCAGAGTTTCTTGCGGGTCTTGGCGCGACGGTGGTGGCGGTAGGACTTAATGCCGCAGCTAGTTCCCTTGCTGATCGCAATTCCATCCGGGTGGAGGAGGTGGATGTCACCGACCCTGCGCAAATGGAAAAACTTTTTGCCTCAATAGGCCGGCTTGACATGCTGGTCAATTGTGCGGGGATCGCCCGGCCGGGGGAAGAACATGATATGGCAGGTTTTGAAACGGTTATCGGGGTTAACCTGACAGCCACCATGCGGGCCTCGACCTTGGCGCGGGAACATCTGGCAAAGCAGAAAGGCTCCATTGTCAATGTTGCCTCCATGTATTCCTATTTTGGCAGCGCCGAACACCCCGGCTATAGCGCCAGCAAGGGCGGGATTGCCCAGTTGACCAAATCCCTGGCCCTGGCCTATGCCGATGAGGGAATCCGGGTCAACGCCGTGGCGCCGGGCTGGATTTCTACCGGCCTCAGCAAGGGCGTGGAGGCCGATCCGGTCTTTACCGGAAAGATAATGGACCGGTTGCCCATCGGACGTTGGGGGCATCCACTGGAAGTGGCCCGGGTCATTGCCTTTCTCTGTTCGCCTGCTGCCGGACTGGTCAATGGTATTATCCTGCCGGTCGACGGCGGTTATCTTGCATCCTGA
- a CDS encoding 2,4'-dihydroxyacetophenone dioxygenase family protein, with amino-acid sequence MKLPTKEDIFPVPEPYARTIERFGVEGGFVSASEKDSPWVPFGDNAAIRHLAFDVRTNSYCNILWVKSPGVIGTHKHQGAVSAMCLEGNVYYLEHDWVARQGDFFTEAPGTAHTLLTSDPNGMKAIFWMQGSSEFYNDKGELEETLNVFWFIEHYVTYCEENNIPINKNLFI; translated from the coding sequence ATGAAACTGCCAACAAAAGAAGATATTTTTCCGGTTCCGGAACCCTACGCCCGTACAATCGAGCGTTTTGGTGTGGAAGGCGGATTTGTCAGCGCCTCTGAAAAAGATTCCCCCTGGGTGCCCTTCGGCGATAATGCTGCCATTCGCCATCTGGCCTTTGATGTCCGCACCAACTCCTACTGCAACATCCTGTGGGTGAAATCCCCGGGTGTGATCGGTACCCATAAACATCAGGGCGCCGTCTCCGCCATGTGCCTTGAGGGCAATGTTTATTACCTGGAACATGACTGGGTCGCCCGTCAGGGCGACTTCTTCACGGAAGCTCCGGGCACTGCCCACACCCTGCTGACCAGCGATCCCAACGGCATGAAAGCTATTTTTTGGATGCAGGGGTCCAGTGAATTCTACAATGACAAGGGGGAACTTGAAGAGACCCTTAACGTTTTCTGGTTCATTGAGCACTATGTCACCTATTGCGAAGAAAATAACATTCCCATTAACAAAAATTTGTTCATCTGA
- a CDS encoding VOC family protein has protein sequence MPLKRIHHYNIWTADLAGTMDFYTRVLGLVQGERPPIPTPGAWMYDPSGEPVLHIYDGAEAGREVPYGGGALDHVAFEAEDFEDMEEHIKATGVAYKINIVEGIGLRQIFVDDPNGITIELNFSE, from the coding sequence ATGCCTCTTAAACGAATTCATCATTATAACATCTGGACGGCGGACCTTGCCGGAACCATGGACTTTTATACCCGTGTGCTGGGACTGGTACAGGGGGAACGCCCGCCCATTCCTACGCCCGGGGCCTGGATGTATGACCCGTCTGGTGAACCGGTATTGCATATCTACGATGGAGCAGAAGCCGGACGGGAGGTGCCGTACGGCGGCGGCGCGCTTGATCATGTGGCGTTCGAGGCAGAAGACTTTGAAGATATGGAAGAGCACATCAAGGCGACCGGGGTGGCGTATAAAATCAATATTGTGGAAGGCATCGGCCTGCGGCAGATTTTTGTCGATGATCCCAACGGCATCACTATCGAGCTGAATTTTTCCGAATAA
- a CDS encoding ATP-dependent 6-phosphofructokinase: MRIGVLTSGGDVPGLNACIKAIVTHAEQRNWTVTGIMGGWRGLLEYDPQGDPEQNARLSRSLVTKALHGIENVGGTILHTTRLNPVQIPPAALPKFLAGKVPDSAVEGHFDCTDHILEVLDHMDIDVLIPIGGDGSLRFSAHLSQKDFPVISIPKTMDNDVFGTDYCIGFSTCVTRCVDSINKIRTTAASHERVAIIELFGRYSGEPALLAGYVSSANRVLIPEVPIDLEMLSDLIAEDQKSSRDNYAIAVVSEGARLAGGEAVYGSQVDIYGRKKLGGIGNILSDALRVNKKIDVLNQPLAYLLRSGEPDALDKLVAMTFGTMAIQLIDKQDFGKMTVIRNGNYAIVDATCVLAGKKSIDIVELYDEANYRPHIRNVLGRPMYL, translated from the coding sequence ATGAGGATTGGAGTGTTGACCAGTGGCGGCGATGTGCCCGGCCTGAATGCCTGTATCAAAGCCATTGTCACTCATGCAGAACAGCGCAACTGGACGGTAACCGGCATCATGGGCGGGTGGCGCGGACTTCTGGAGTATGACCCGCAGGGAGACCCGGAGCAAAACGCAAGACTGTCACGATCGCTTGTGACCAAGGCGTTGCACGGGATTGAAAATGTCGGAGGCACCATTCTGCATACCACGCGGCTGAATCCTGTCCAGATACCGCCGGCGGCACTTCCGAAGTTTCTGGCAGGCAAGGTTCCTGATTCTGCTGTCGAGGGCCATTTCGACTGTACCGACCATATTCTGGAAGTACTTGACCATATGGATATCGACGTTTTGATCCCGATTGGCGGAGACGGTTCCCTGCGGTTTTCCGCCCATCTTTCACAGAAAGATTTCCCGGTAATAAGTATTCCCAAAACCATGGACAATGACGTTTTCGGAACCGACTACTGCATCGGGTTCAGTACCTGTGTGACCCGCTGTGTGGATAGTATCAACAAGATCCGCACGACAGCGGCCAGCCATGAACGGGTGGCGATCATTGAACTGTTCGGACGGTATAGTGGCGAGCCGGCGCTGTTGGCCGGATATGTCAGCTCGGCCAACCGGGTCCTTATTCCCGAAGTGCCGATCGATCTGGAGATGCTCAGTGATCTGATCGCCGAAGACCAGAAAAGCAGCCGGGACAATTACGCCATCGCTGTGGTCTCGGAAGGGGCCCGTCTGGCAGGGGGAGAGGCCGTTTATGGCAGTCAGGTGGATATTTACGGCCGCAAGAAACTTGGGGGTATCGGCAATATCCTGTCGGACGCTCTGCGGGTAAACAAGAAGATTGATGTATTGAATCAGCCGCTGGCCTATCTTCTGCGGAGCGGCGAACCGGATGCTCTGGACAAACTTGTGGCCATGACTTTCGGGACGATGGCCATACAACTGATTGATAAACAGGATTTTGGTAAAATGACGGTCATTCGCAACGGCAATTACGCCATTGTCGACGCCACCTGTGTCTTGGCGGGCAAAAAATCCATCGACATTGTTGAACTTTATGATGAGGCCAACTATCGCCCCCATATCCGGAATGTCCTGGGTCGTCCCATGTATCTGTAA
- a CDS encoding HAD-IIA family hydrolase encodes MREQVKNAKGFVFDMDGTLVLGDKASGNHKKLEGAAEVLEHLRANDIPYQVFTNGTARTPLWYANSLRSAGLNVRDEEMMTPSTAAAAYLKEKGAERILVLGKEPVWSPLKEAGLSIVESPGTGEKYDAIYVGWFREFTFPDLEAAVQAIWDGALLTTASDVPFFAAAGGRGLGTSFAINAMLKALTNTEALVLGKPSSEALKVAMSRMGLEGVRPEEIVVVGDDPDLESKMANDFGALSVSVATGLYSTEDFAGQPADKRPGLILENINELMEILGTE; translated from the coding sequence TTGCGTGAACAAGTAAAAAACGCCAAAGGGTTTGTCTTTGATATGGACGGCACCCTTGTCCTTGGCGACAAGGCCAGCGGCAATCACAAGAAACTGGAAGGCGCTGCGGAAGTGCTGGAACATCTGCGGGCCAATGATATTCCTTACCAGGTTTTTACAAACGGCACCGCCCGGACCCCGCTCTGGTATGCCAACTCCCTGCGGTCAGCCGGTCTTAACGTGCGGGATGAAGAAATGATGACCCCGTCCACGGCTGCCGCTGCCTATCTCAAGGAAAAAGGCGCCGAGCGGATTCTGGTTCTGGGAAAGGAACCAGTCTGGAGCCCCCTGAAAGAAGCCGGCCTCAGCATTGTCGAATCGCCCGGTACCGGGGAAAAATATGACGCCATTTATGTGGGCTGGTTCCGGGAATTTACCTTTCCCGATCTGGAAGCGGCCGTCCAGGCCATCTGGGACGGCGCCCTTCTGACCACGGCGTCCGATGTACCGTTTTTTGCCGCAGCCGGCGGCCGGGGACTTGGCACCAGCTTCGCCATTAATGCCATGCTTAAGGCGCTGACCAATACCGAGGCACTTGTGCTGGGCAAACCGTCCAGTGAGGCCCTGAAAGTGGCCATGTCCCGCATGGGGCTGGAAGGAGTACGTCCGGAGGAAATCGTCGTGGTCGGCGATGACCCCGACCTGGAGTCCAAGATGGCCAATGATTTTGGTGCTCTGTCCGTCAGCGTGGCAACCGGCCTGTACAGTACCGAAGATTTTGCCGGGCAACCGGCCGATAAACGGCCAGGGCTGATCCTCGAAAATATAAACGAACTGATGGAAATACTGGGGACTGAATGA
- a CDS encoding NAD(P)/FAD-dependent oxidoreductase, which yields MSETVLIIGAGHGCAQAVASLRSEKFEGKIIVVGDEDYIPYQRPPLSKDFLKGDLPLERLYIKPPKFYEDRDVDMKTGVRVTKIDPAEKTADLDNGENVSWDHLIIATGSHVRKLTVPGHDLGGVHYLRTVADVHGIQADFGTAKDVVVVGGGYIGLEIAAVARQKGKNVTVLEMADRILNRVVAPEMSAFYQRVHEEEGVKILCNTGVTALEGEGGRVTKVLTGDGQAFDADLVVVGIGIIPAQELAEDAGIELENGIKVDAHCRTSAANVYAIGDVTSHPSVLYGRRIRLESVPNAMAQAKITAKAIMGTLVEYDEIPWFWSDQFDMKLQIAGLSQGYDQIVIRGDLNSRSIAAFYLKDGVLIAMDGVNKPAEFMASKKLITQKAKPDVARLSDPDVSMKEFL from the coding sequence ATGTCTGAAACAGTCCTGATTATCGGCGCCGGGCACGGTTGTGCCCAGGCCGTCGCCAGCCTTCGATCGGAAAAGTTCGAAGGTAAAATAATTGTTGTCGGAGACGAGGACTATATCCCGTACCAGCGGCCGCCCCTGTCCAAGGATTTCCTGAAGGGCGACCTACCGCTTGAGCGGCTGTATATCAAGCCGCCGAAATTTTATGAAGACCGCGATGTGGACATGAAAACCGGGGTGCGGGTCACGAAAATAGATCCCGCCGAAAAAACCGCAGACCTGGACAACGGCGAGAACGTGTCCTGGGATCACCTGATCATTGCCACCGGCAGCCATGTGCGCAAGCTGACCGTGCCGGGTCATGACCTGGGCGGGGTGCATTATCTGCGCACCGTCGCCGACGTGCACGGCATCCAGGCCGATTTCGGTACGGCAAAGGATGTGGTTGTCGTCGGTGGCGGCTATATCGGGTTGGAAATCGCCGCTGTGGCCCGCCAGAAAGGCAAAAATGTCACTGTGCTGGAAATGGCCGACCGGATACTGAACCGGGTGGTTGCACCGGAGATGTCCGCCTTTTACCAGCGGGTGCATGAAGAGGAAGGGGTTAAAATCCTGTGCAATACAGGCGTCACTGCGCTTGAGGGCGAAGGTGGCCGGGTCACAAAAGTCCTGACCGGTGACGGGCAGGCGTTCGACGCTGACCTTGTGGTGGTGGGAATTGGTATCATACCGGCTCAGGAACTGGCGGAAGACGCCGGGATCGAGCTGGAAAACGGCATCAAGGTGGACGCACATTGCCGTACCAGTGCCGCCAATGTCTATGCCATTGGCGATGTGACTTCTCACCCGAGCGTGCTCTATGGCCGCCGCATCCGGCTGGAAAGCGTGCCCAATGCCATGGCGCAGGCGAAAATTACGGCCAAAGCCATCATGGGAACCCTTGTCGAGTATGACGAAATTCCGTGGTTCTGGTCAGACCAGTTTGACATGAAACTTCAAATCGCCGGTCTCAGTCAGGGCTATGACCAGATTGTCATTCGCGGTGACCTGAACAGCCGCTCCATTGCCGCCTTTTACCTGAAAGACGGGGTGCTGATCGCCATGGACGGGGTGAATAAACCGGCCGAATTCATGGCCAGCAAAAAGCTGATCACCCAGAAGGCCAAACCTGATGTGGCCAGGCTGTCTGATCCGGATGTCAGTATGAAAGAATTTCTTTAG
- a CDS encoding alcohol dehydrogenase catalytic domain-containing protein — MKAALFKGLHKPLEVENIPDPTPGEGQVVVKVGRCGICGSDLHMTEDPAFGITCDTVLGHEFSGEVVATGKGVTRLKTGDNVSVIPLKSCGKCARCLAGQPAWCKEMELQGGGYGEYAVTSEQQCIKIPDSLSLEDGALVEPLAVGLHGVVKSGLKPGDRILVLGAGPIGLAVAFWARRMGALHVAVADINNFQENRAYAMGATAFFTKREDLVDAINTNMGSAPDIVFECVGLPGLIAQSVDHVKVQGKIVVLGLCTMPDTFIPFEALSKEVCIQTSAFFEVKEFQVALDALEADKPVPQSLITETVSLQNMPETFEGLRKRTTQCKVMVNPGT; from the coding sequence ATGAAAGCAGCCCTGTTCAAAGGCTTACATAAACCGCTGGAAGTGGAGAATATTCCCGACCCCACCCCCGGTGAAGGTCAGGTCGTGGTCAAGGTGGGACGCTGCGGCATCTGCGGCAGCGACCTGCATATGACCGAAGACCCCGCTTTCGGAATCACCTGCGATACTGTCCTTGGTCATGAATTTTCAGGCGAAGTGGTTGCTACGGGCAAGGGCGTGACCCGCCTCAAAACCGGGGACAATGTTTCGGTCATTCCCCTGAAAAGCTGCGGCAAATGCGCGCGATGTCTCGCCGGCCAGCCGGCCTGGTGCAAAGAAATGGAACTGCAGGGCGGCGGTTACGGTGAATATGCGGTGACCAGTGAACAGCAATGTATCAAAATTCCCGATAGCCTCAGTCTGGAAGACGGCGCCCTGGTTGAACCGCTTGCGGTCGGCCTGCACGGCGTGGTCAAGTCCGGCCTGAAGCCCGGCGACCGCATATTGGTCCTCGGCGCCGGTCCGATCGGGCTTGCGGTTGCTTTCTGGGCGCGCCGTATGGGCGCGCTGCATGTGGCTGTTGCAGATATTAACAATTTTCAGGAAAACCGCGCCTATGCCATGGGGGCGACCGCCTTCTTTACCAAACGGGAGGATCTGGTTGACGCTATCAACACCAATATGGGCAGTGCACCGGATATTGTGTTTGAATGCGTCGGCCTGCCGGGCCTCATCGCCCAGTCGGTTGATCATGTAAAAGTACAGGGCAAAATCGTTGTCCTCGGCCTGTGCACGATGCCGGACACATTTATCCCCTTTGAAGCGCTGTCCAAGGAAGTCTGTATCCAGACCTCGGCCTTTTTCGAGGTCAAGGAATTCCAGGTCGCCCTCGATGCCCTGGAAGCCGACAAGCCGGTACCCCAGTCCCTGATCACCGAAACGGTGAGCCTCCAAAATATGCCGGAAACGTTTGAAGGACTTCGTAAAAGAACAACGCAATGCAAGGTTATGGTCAACCCAGGAACCTGA
- a CDS encoding MFS transporter, with product MKYETKMATILSITFGIAFFDRNAVNFLVPFIAPDLGLTNTQIGLLSSALSLTWAISGYALGALSDATGRRKIFLLISIFVFSCCSFLSGLATSFMMLLAARLLMGLSEGPMMPVSHAMVVKEVSPERRGLYMGFVQNFGSNLLGSFAAPVVLVALAEMFNWRVAFFISGVPGLVAAFFIWKYIREPAAQKKLFPKKSETEGGAPAQKKMNTFQLFRYRNIVLCGLISILSVSYLVIAWAFMPIFFVQSRGFEPSTMSWLMGTLGISATVCAFLVPGLSDRFGRKPILVLFSFIGVICPLSALYFDGPVVMLAALIFIGWALNGTFPVFMATVPAETVPAGYVATVMGLIMAIGEIIGGFSAPAIAGWAADQYSLQAPLFIQTGCAIASGLLALGLKETAPAKVGNPAPSPA from the coding sequence ATGAAATATGAAACAAAAATGGCCACTATCCTGAGTATTACTTTCGGGATTGCCTTTTTCGACAGGAACGCGGTCAACTTCCTTGTCCCTTTTATTGCCCCTGACCTCGGCCTAACCAATACACAGATCGGTTTATTATCCTCCGCCCTGTCCCTGACCTGGGCCATTTCCGGTTATGCCCTCGGCGCTTTGTCCGATGCCACCGGAAGAAGAAAGATCTTCCTGCTGATTTCCATTTTCGTCTTTTCCTGTTGTTCCTTCCTGTCGGGCCTGGCCACATCCTTTATGATGCTGCTGGCCGCCCGCCTGCTTATGGGGCTTTCCGAAGGACCGATGATGCCGGTTTCCCATGCCATGGTCGTCAAGGAAGTCTCGCCCGAGAGACGGGGACTTTATATGGGGTTTGTTCAGAATTTCGGTAGTAACCTTCTGGGGTCCTTTGCCGCTCCGGTCGTCCTGGTGGCGCTGGCGGAAATGTTTAACTGGCGCGTCGCCTTCTTTATTTCCGGAGTTCCCGGCCTGGTCGCCGCCTTCTTCATCTGGAAATATATCCGCGAACCCGCCGCCCAGAAGAAACTGTTCCCCAAGAAAAGCGAAACGGAAGGCGGAGCTCCTGCTCAGAAAAAAATGAATACCTTCCAGCTTTTCCGCTATCGCAACATCGTGTTGTGCGGTCTGATCAGCATCCTCTCCGTGTCTTATCTGGTGATCGCCTGGGCCTTCATGCCGATCTTCTTTGTTCAGTCCCGGGGATTTGAGCCTTCCACCATGAGCTGGTTAATGGGAACGCTCGGTATATCCGCCACAGTCTGCGCCTTTCTGGTTCCGGGGCTTTCGGATCGTTTCGGTCGCAAGCCAATCCTGGTGCTCTTTTCCTTCATCGGGGTGATATGCCCTCTTTCAGCCCTTTATTTCGACGGTCCGGTTGTCATGCTGGCTGCGCTGATCTTTATCGGCTGGGCACTTAACGGCACATTTCCCGTATTCATGGCTACGGTCCCGGCTGAAACGGTGCCGGCGGGGTATGTTGCCACGGTCATGGGACTGATCATGGCGATCGGGGAAATCATCGGCGGCTTTTCCGCACCGGCCATCGCCGGTTGGGCGGCTGATCAGTACAGTCTGCAGGCCCCGCTGTTTATCCAGACCGGTTGTGCCATTGCCAGCGGATTACTTGCCCTTGGACTGAAGGAAACAGCCCCGGCCAAGGTCGGCAATCCTGCCCCCAGCCCGGCTTAA
- a CDS encoding SDR family NAD(P)-dependent oxidoreductase: protein MSEKFDLKKVFNVEGLSTLVTGAASGIGLAYAEVMADSGARVTLTDINPTTLQEQVDRLTARGCTVRGAVLDVTNREQMAQVFKEANEAYGSIDVVFANAGIDVGPGFLTVEDERNPAGEIENVSDEAWDRGINANLTSVFNTIKAAVKYMKPQRSGRIIVTSSNAALVCEPIVGTPYMPAKAGVAHLVRQMALELAKYGILVNAIAPGAFMTNIAGGRLKNAEDRKAFEVRNPLGRIATPDEIKGLALYLASPASSYVNGAQIVIDGGTMLGMVD from the coding sequence ATGAGCGAAAAATTTGATCTCAAAAAAGTCTTTAATGTAGAGGGACTTTCCACCCTGGTCACCGGCGCGGCAAGCGGCATTGGTCTGGCCTATGCGGAAGTCATGGCGGATAGCGGGGCCAGGGTCACTCTGACCGATATCAACCCCACTACCCTTCAGGAGCAGGTTGACCGTCTCACCGCCCGCGGCTGCACCGTGCGCGGAGCAGTTCTCGATGTCACCAACCGGGAACAGATGGCCCAGGTTTTCAAGGAGGCAAACGAGGCTTACGGCTCCATTGATGTGGTCTTTGCCAATGCCGGTATCGACGTGGGCCCAGGTTTCCTGACAGTGGAAGATGAACGCAACCCGGCCGGGGAGATTGAAAATGTCTCTGATGAAGCCTGGGACCGGGGGATCAATGCCAACCTGACCAGTGTGTTCAATACCATCAAGGCGGCGGTGAAATATATGAAGCCGCAACGCAGCGGGCGCATTATCGTGACCAGTTCCAATGCCGCCCTCGTCTGTGAGCCCATTGTGGGAACCCCTTATATGCCGGCCAAGGCGGGTGTGGCTCATCTGGTGCGCCAGATGGCCTTGGAACTCGCCAAATACGGCATCCTTGTCAATGCCATTGCACCGGGCGCCTTCATGACCAACATTGCCGGAGGCCGGCTGAAAAATGCCGAAGACCGCAAGGCTTTCGAGGTCCGCAATCCGCTGGGACGCATTGCCACCCCGGACGAGATCAAGGGACTTGCCCTCTACCTGGCATCCCCCGCCTCATCCTATGTGAACGGGGCGCAGATCGTCATCGACGGCGGCACCATGCTTGGAATGGTGGACTAG
- a CDS encoding TonB-dependent receptor codes for MKRLLSSTILASSLLAAPSAFAQEKESIFSIEEIVVTAQKRTENIQDVPIAVSAFSAEALANSGISEVSQLANLSPNVTLDAGTPFSGSSSVLAAYIRGIGQNDFAFNLDPGVGIYVDGVYLARTVGANASLLDVERIEILKGPQGTLFGRNSIGGAVSIVTREPGNEFSFRGEVTTGSFERFDVAGAADIPLIQDKLAATVAFSSVNREGFQKRIPFPGAGAYVTDSFDQFKAAGYRTSDTEGGQNEWSIRGKVVYNASDDLKITLGGDYSKADQSAMASTLIKTHSGPDDVFAHFYNACLDGAFVPTVCGGHGTSVDTTYSTPSIFGVNVDADPDNDRLYYDDQFVLDDPDLSYANGNSLDQLETYGGALTIDYALNDSMDLKSITAYRELHWTAAMDLDGSPLPMLHTSFTMNQKQFSQELQLLGSAMDDKLDYVFGAFYFEESGDLHDHVTFPSGLLQVDGPNDLWTDSWAVFTHLNYALTDKLGLTLGARYTEENKSFEGFQSDYNGLNYKFAGLEPNAENAVILGFPNPDEPLRYYPAGVRDKKFTNFSPRVGLEFHPNEDMMVYASWSKGYKTGSWTTRLSNPPVAADRLDFDEEKATSYEIGLKSEFMDRRAQVNISTFYSEYNGIQLNFQEGVSPTIRNAGDAEIKGFEAEFQFVVTDGFLLRGGIGYTDAKYTYIDPRVAGISTESVLPKTPEWMINISPSYELSLANGGSLLFNVDYTHTTSLYNDTENTELLKRPAVDNLNASITYREPNEHWDLVFGGTNILDERYLITGQAQLAGGQTYGTYNRPAEWYAKLRVNF; via the coding sequence ATGAAACGATTGCTATCATCAACAATTCTTGCAAGCAGCCTGCTTGCCGCCCCGTCTGCATTTGCTCAGGAAAAGGAAAGTATATTCTCAATTGAAGAAATTGTGGTCACCGCGCAGAAACGAACTGAAAATATTCAGGACGTGCCAATTGCAGTGAGCGCCTTTTCAGCCGAAGCACTGGCCAATAGCGGCATCAGCGAAGTCTCACAGCTTGCCAACCTGTCGCCGAACGTCACCCTTGATGCCGGAACACCTTTCTCCGGGTCGTCTTCCGTGCTGGCCGCCTATATCCGCGGCATCGGACAGAACGACTTCGCCTTCAACCTTGACCCCGGCGTCGGCATCTATGTAGACGGCGTTTACCTGGCCCGTACCGTCGGCGCCAATGCGTCCCTTCTTGATGTGGAGCGCATCGAGATCCTGAAAGGTCCACAGGGAACCCTGTTCGGCCGTAACTCCATCGGGGGTGCCGTCAGCATCGTCACCCGCGAGCCGGGCAATGAGTTTTCTTTCCGTGGTGAAGTCACCACAGGCAGCTTCGAGCGTTTTGACGTCGCCGGCGCCGCAGACATTCCCCTCATCCAGGACAAACTGGCCGCGACAGTGGCCTTTTCAAGTGTGAACCGTGAAGGTTTCCAGAAACGGATTCCCTTCCCCGGGGCAGGGGCCTATGTCACTGACAGTTTCGACCAGTTTAAAGCTGCCGGATACCGGACGTCCGACACTGAGGGTGGCCAGAATGAATGGTCGATCCGCGGTAAAGTTGTCTATAATGCCAGTGATGATCTGAAAATCACCCTGGGAGGCGATTACTCCAAGGCAGACCAGTCAGCGATGGCCAGCACGCTTATAAAAACACATAGCGGACCGGATGATGTTTTTGCCCATTTCTACAATGCCTGTCTTGACGGTGCTTTTGTCCCGACAGTCTGTGGCGGACATGGAACTTCCGTGGATACGACCTATTCCACACCCTCCATCTTTGGTGTAAATGTGGATGCGGATCCAGACAATGACCGACTATATTATGATGATCAGTTTGTACTGGATGACCCGGACCTGTCCTATGCCAATGGCAACAGCCTGGATCAACTGGAAACCTATGGCGGCGCTCTCACCATCGACTATGCTCTTAATGACTCGATGGACCTGAAATCAATCACGGCCTACCGTGAACTTCACTGGACGGCTGCCATGGACCTTGACGGGTCGCCGCTGCCGATGCTTCATACATCTTTCACGATGAACCAGAAGCAGTTCTCTCAGGAATTGCAGCTCCTCGGTTCCGCGATGGATGACAAACTGGACTATGTCTTCGGCGCCTTCTACTTCGAGGAAAGCGGCGACCTGCATGATCATGTGACATTCCCGTCAGGATTGCTTCAGGTTGATGGTCCAAACGACCTGTGGACAGATTCCTGGGCGGTGTTCACTCACCTGAACTATGCGCTCACCGATAAACTCGGACTTACCCTGGGTGCCCGTTATACCGAAGAAAACAAGTCTTTCGAAGGCTTCCAGTCTGACTATAACGGTCTGAACTACAAATTTGCCGGACTGGAGCCGAATGCAGAAAATGCCGTAATCCTTGGCTTCCCCAATCCGGATGAGCCACTTCGCTACTATCCGGCTGGTGTCCGGGACAAGAAGTTCACAAACTTCTCACCCCGTGTTGGCCTTGAATTCCACCCCAATGAAGACATGATGGTTTATGCCTCCTGGTCAAAAGGCTATAAAACCGGGAGTTGGACAACCCGTCTGTCCAACCCGCCGGTTGCCGCTGACCGTCTTGACTTTGACGAGGAAAAAGCCACCAGCTATGAAATCGGCCTGAAATCCGAATTCATGGATCGTCGCGCCCAGGTTAACATTTCTACCTTCTATTCCGAGTATAACGGTATTCAGTTGAACTTCCAGGAAGGTGTATCCCCGACTATCCGGAATGCGGGTGACGCGGAAATCAAAGGTTTCGAGGCTGAGTTCCAGTTTGTGGTCACGGACGGCTTCCTGCTTCGCGGCGGCATTGGCTACACGGACGCCAAATATACATACATCGACCCCCGTGTTGCCGGCATCTCAACGGAATCTGTCCTGCCAAAAACACCCGAGTGGATGATCAACATCAGCCCAAGCTATGAACTGTCCCTGGCTAATGGTGGTTCCCTATTGTTCAATGTGGATTATACCCATACCACTTCGCTTTATAACGACACGGAAAATACAGAGCTCCTCAAACGTCCGGCTGTGGACAATCTCAATGCGTCCATCACCTACCGGGAGCCTAATGAACATTGGGATCTGGTCTTCGGTGGCACCAACATTCTGGACGAACGCTATCTGATAACCGGCCAGGCCCAGCTTGCCGGTGGCCAGACTTACGGTACCTACAACCGTCCTGCGGAATGGTACGCAAAATTGCGGGTGAATTTCTAA